In one window of Qipengyuania profundimaris DNA:
- the rnd gene encoding ribonuclease D, whose protein sequence is MKIHDLITTSDALADLCERLAKSDFVTVDTEFMRENTYWPELCLVQIANEEEAAAIDPLADGIDLSPLWDLMCDNEDVLKVFHAGGQDVEIVYNFTGKTPHPIFDTQIAMMAISQSEQIGYANLVESWLGITVDKGARFTDWSRRPLTDRQIEYAIGDVTHLSKIFPKILKKLIKTERGGWLDAEMDKLADPENYANDASQAWKRIRSPGRNPQVLGRLKALAAWREGEAQHKNIPRGRIMRDETLADIASHPPKKQPDLTKVRGLSNAWKDNDIGKRLMKVLEKAEPLSKDEMPDKPKRGAPLGKEGALVADLLKLLLKIRAREIDVAARLLTKADEMEALAAGVRDLPILKGWRYEVFGKDALELVEGRMAFAVRDGRLLMTHIDDMQNEMVETQAAE, encoded by the coding sequence ATGAAGATACATGATCTGATTACGACTTCCGACGCGCTGGCCGATTTGTGCGAGCGTCTGGCGAAAAGCGATTTCGTCACCGTCGACACCGAATTCATGCGCGAGAACACCTATTGGCCCGAACTGTGCCTGGTGCAGATCGCAAACGAGGAAGAGGCCGCGGCGATCGACCCGCTGGCCGACGGGATCGACCTTTCCCCCCTTTGGGACCTGATGTGCGACAACGAGGACGTACTGAAGGTTTTCCATGCGGGCGGGCAGGACGTCGAGATCGTCTATAACTTCACCGGCAAGACCCCGCATCCGATCTTCGACACGCAGATCGCGATGATGGCGATCAGCCAGTCCGAACAGATCGGCTATGCCAATCTCGTCGAAAGCTGGCTCGGCATCACGGTCGACAAGGGCGCGCGCTTCACCGACTGGAGCCGCCGCCCGCTGACCGACCGGCAGATCGAATATGCCATCGGCGACGTGACGCACCTTTCGAAGATCTTTCCCAAGATCCTGAAGAAACTGATCAAGACCGAACGCGGCGGCTGGCTCGATGCGGAGATGGACAAGCTGGCCGATCCGGAGAACTATGCCAACGACGCAAGCCAGGCGTGGAAGCGCATCCGCTCGCCCGGTCGCAATCCGCAGGTGCTCGGCCGGCTGAAGGCGCTGGCCGCGTGGCGCGAGGGCGAGGCGCAGCACAAGAATATTCCGCGCGGCCGCATCATGCGCGACGAGACGCTGGCCGATATCGCCAGCCATCCGCCCAAGAAACAGCCCGACCTCACCAAGGTGCGCGGCCTGTCGAATGCGTGGAAAGACAACGACATCGGCAAGCGTCTGATGAAAGTGCTCGAAAAAGCCGAGCCGCTGTCGAAAGACGAAATGCCCGACAAGCCGAAACGCGGCGCACCGCTCGGCAAGGAAGGCGCGCTGGTGGCGGACCTCCTGAAGCTGCTACTCAAGATCCGCGCCCGCGAGATCGATGTCGCCGCCCGTTTGCTGACCAAGGCGGACGAGATGGAAGCCCTCGCCGCCGGCGTGCGAGACCTGCCGATCCTGAAGGGCTGGCGCTACGAGGTGTTCGGCAAGGACGCACTCGAGCTGGTCGAGGGCCGCATGGCCTTCGCCGTGCGCGACGGGCGGCTGCTGATGACCCACATCGACGACATGCAGAACGAGATGGTCGAAACGCAGGCGGCGGAATAG
- a CDS encoding serine hydrolase domain-containing protein has protein sequence MKRLAFAASALLVAASPLPLLAQDAAPQESAAVLDTGTGAQMTPIPGWNREMRGDMMVFSAPEGDATAAIVGVDDAADGAAAVAAAWAKLDPAFEREVLIAQDPPARDGWDQITVVNYKTSPSEQLAIQGIGLRKGDTWTVVLINGALGTIAKRGAQLNQAFGSLRPTDFERESFAGREAKELTQARIAELTGYLTEAMEGLEIPGVGLALVQNDRIVWEGGLGTTEIGGGRQVDEDTSFMVASNTKGMATLLLSTLVDEGKLAWDQKVTEVYPEFRLGSAETTDSVLVEHLICACTGLPRKDMQWVMNTSRETPASDTFVQLAATEPTSGFGEVFQYNNLMASAAGYIGGHLIYPDMEIGAAFDRAMDERIFGPLGMTRTTFDYAKAMDDNWARPHARGFAGPVETAPMQWNWMVYPYRPAGGVWSTAHDMALYALNELREGTLADGTDLVSAENLLKRRERYVPIGEDSWYGMGLMESANLGKSIYFHGGSLIGFKSNFWFIPEDGVAAVLLTNSDTGQGLLGLFQRKLLEVLYDGDEEADENLVAAVRLGAEAREKGREGIVEKGDADVLAGLAPRYVNDELGPLTISSEGGTAYATVTSGKTAIGTKANDDGTQSVIMMTPGFFGFPLVVGESDGKRTLTLLDAQHNYVFIEEAG, from the coding sequence ATGAAACGCCTCGCTTTTGCCGCTTCCGCCCTGCTCGTCGCCGCTTCGCCGCTCCCTCTGCTGGCACAGGATGCTGCGCCGCAAGAAAGTGCCGCAGTCCTCGACACCGGCACGGGCGCCCAGATGACGCCGATTCCGGGCTGGAACCGCGAGATGCGGGGTGACATGATGGTCTTCTCCGCGCCCGAAGGCGATGCCACCGCGGCGATCGTCGGAGTCGACGATGCGGCGGATGGCGCTGCCGCCGTTGCCGCCGCCTGGGCGAAGCTCGACCCGGCTTTCGAGCGTGAGGTCCTGATCGCTCAAGACCCCCCGGCTCGTGATGGCTGGGACCAGATCACCGTGGTGAACTACAAGACGTCTCCGTCCGAGCAGCTTGCCATCCAGGGCATCGGCCTGCGCAAGGGCGACACCTGGACCGTGGTGCTGATCAACGGTGCGCTGGGCACGATCGCCAAGCGCGGTGCCCAGCTCAACCAGGCTTTCGGCTCGCTGCGCCCGACCGATTTCGAGCGCGAGAGCTTCGCCGGGCGCGAGGCCAAGGAACTGACGCAGGCGCGGATCGCCGAGCTGACCGGCTATCTTACCGAGGCGATGGAAGGGCTCGAGATCCCCGGCGTCGGACTGGCCCTGGTGCAGAACGACCGGATCGTGTGGGAGGGCGGCCTCGGCACGACCGAGATCGGTGGCGGCCGGCAAGTCGACGAAGACACCAGCTTCATGGTCGCCTCCAATACCAAGGGCATGGCGACGTTGCTGCTCTCCACGCTTGTCGACGAAGGCAAGCTCGCCTGGGACCAGAAGGTTACCGAAGTCTATCCCGAGTTCCGCCTCGGCAGTGCCGAGACGACAGACAGCGTCCTGGTCGAGCACCTCATCTGCGCCTGCACCGGCCTGCCCCGCAAGGACATGCAGTGGGTAATGAACACCAGCCGCGAAACCCCCGCGAGCGACACTTTCGTCCAGCTCGCCGCGACCGAACCGACCAGCGGCTTCGGCGAGGTTTTCCAGTACAACAACCTCATGGCTAGCGCGGCAGGCTATATCGGCGGGCACCTGATCTATCCCGACATGGAAATCGGCGCCGCCTTCGACCGCGCGATGGACGAGCGCATTTTCGGGCCGCTCGGCATGACGCGTACGACCTTCGACTATGCTAAGGCGATGGACGACAATTGGGCGCGGCCGCATGCGCGCGGTTTCGCCGGCCCGGTCGAAACCGCGCCGATGCAGTGGAACTGGATGGTCTACCCCTATCGCCCCGCAGGCGGCGTGTGGTCCACCGCGCACGACATGGCGCTCTATGCGCTGAACGAGCTGCGCGAAGGAACGCTGGCGGACGGGACCGATCTCGTCTCTGCGGAGAACCTGCTCAAGCGCCGCGAGCGGTATGTGCCGATCGGCGAGGACAGCTGGTACGGCATGGGCCTGATGGAGAGCGCGAACCTCGGCAAGTCGATCTATTTCCACGGCGGCAGCCTGATCGGCTTCAAGAGCAATTTCTGGTTCATTCCCGAAGACGGCGTGGCGGCCGTACTGCTGACCAATTCGGACACCGGCCAAGGCCTGCTCGGCCTGTTCCAGCGCAAGCTGCTCGAAGTGCTCTACGACGGCGACGAGGAGGCGGACGAAAACCTTGTCGCAGCGGTCAGGCTGGGCGCGGAAGCGCGCGAGAAGGGACGCGAAGGGATCGTCGAGAAGGGCGATGCCGACGTTTTGGCTGGCCTTGCCCCACGCTACGTCAATGACGAACTCGGTCCGCTGACCATCAGTAGCGAGGGCGGCACGGCCTATGCCACCGTGACCTCGGGCAAAACCGCGATCGGCACCAAGGCCAATGACGACGGTACGCAATCGGTCATCATGATGACGCCGGGCTTCTTCGGCTTCCCGCTGGTCGTGGGCGAAAGCGACGGCAAACGCACGCTCACTTTACTAGATGCCCAGCATAATTACGTCTTCATCGAAGAAGCAGGCTGA
- a CDS encoding hydrogen peroxide-inducible genes activator, whose protein sequence is MSTYLPTLKQLQYLVALHEHGHFGRAAEASFVSQSTLSAGIRELESLLGVTLVERSRRVVRFTALGNQVVDKAHRILREAEELADLVQAAGKPLAGQLRMSVIPTIAPFLLPRFLPRLRKERPDLELFLREETSHDAVESLQHGRVDCVLLALPFPTGEVEMAHIADDELYVAFPENDPRDPPETVPPSMIDDGRLLLLEDGHCLKDHALAACNRPELRGSTTMIGTSLHTLVQMVDNGLGLTMLPKLAVDAGILNGTKVVARPLKSKSATREIALIWRKNSPRRDDFELLAEELRAG, encoded by the coding sequence GTGAGCACCTACCTCCCCACTCTCAAGCAGCTGCAATATCTCGTTGCGCTACACGAGCATGGCCATTTCGGCCGCGCGGCGGAGGCGAGCTTCGTGTCGCAGTCGACGCTCTCTGCCGGGATCCGTGAGCTGGAATCGCTGCTCGGTGTAACGCTTGTCGAGCGTAGCCGCCGCGTCGTGCGGTTCACCGCGCTCGGCAATCAGGTGGTGGACAAGGCGCACCGCATCCTGCGCGAGGCGGAGGAGCTGGCGGACCTCGTGCAGGCCGCGGGCAAGCCGCTCGCAGGGCAACTCCGCATGAGCGTGATCCCGACCATCGCCCCCTTCCTCCTGCCGCGTTTCCTGCCGCGCCTGCGAAAGGAGCGGCCCGATCTCGAGCTGTTCCTACGCGAGGAGACCAGCCACGACGCGGTCGAATCGCTTCAGCACGGGCGGGTGGATTGCGTGCTGCTCGCCCTGCCCTTCCCGACCGGCGAGGTGGAGATGGCGCATATCGCCGATGACGAGCTTTACGTCGCTTTCCCCGAAAACGACCCGCGCGATCCGCCCGAGACGGTCCCGCCGAGCATGATCGACGACGGCCGCCTGCTGCTGCTGGAAGACGGCCACTGCCTGAAGGACCACGCGCTGGCCGCCTGCAATCGCCCCGAACTGCGCGGTTCGACCACCATGATCGGCACCAGCCTGCATACGCTGGTGCAGATGGTCGACAATGGCCTCGGCCTGACGATGCTGCCGAAATTGGCGGTCGATGCGGGCATATTGAACGGTACCAAGGTCGTCGCCCGCCCCCTCAAGAGCAAGAGCGCCACCCGCGAAATCGCCCTGATCTGGCGCAAGAACTCGCCCCGCCGCGACGATTTCGAGTTGCTGGCGGAGGAGTTGCGGGCGGGGTGA
- a CDS encoding acyl carrier protein, whose translation MSDTADRVQKIVVEHLGVEADKVTQEASFIDDLGADSLDIVELVMAFEEEFGVEIPDDAAEKISTVGDATKYIEEHKG comes from the coding sequence ATGAGCGATACTGCCGACCGCGTGCAGAAAATTGTCGTCGAGCACCTCGGCGTCGAAGCCGACAAGGTGACCCAGGAAGCCAGCTTCATCGACGATCTCGGTGCAGACAGCCTCGACATCGTTGAGCTGGTCATGGCCTTCGAAGAAGAATTCGGCGTCGAAATCCCCGATGATGCGGCCGAGAAGATCTCGACCGTCGGCGACGCGACCAAATACATCGAAGAGCACAAGGGCTGA
- a CDS encoding MFS transporter, whose protein sequence is MLTSTHLLRTRRFLPLFVTQLFNAFNDNLYKTTMVLFVVYAVYSDPATEASFSGLASGLFILPFFLLSALAGQLADMRDKAKIIRTVKACEIGLMIIGASGLYLAYNGIMVHTVAIPLLLLALFLTGVQSTFLGPIKYAILPQHLKKDEVLAGTGLVEAGTYVAILAGTILAGPIAVDYTGWAAIGIIVTACIGYLVSRQVPSAPPMGEIEKLDWHILRASVKLVRDTMHNKEVYYAILAISFFWTIGAVLFIQFPPLAKNTIMASPEVASLFLVVFSIGVAIGSVAVNALLKGRVSARYSPVSVIVMGLFVVAFYVVAKMWQADQPETLLSVSEFIAWPMAAILLLCLLGISIAGGMFVVPLYAFLTTRVSPDRASRTIAANNIVNSGAMVAGSLAAMALSAAGVPITEQVLLCAAMCLFSAWLGKRLVAAENAAAEVAAAAGA, encoded by the coding sequence ATGCTTACATCCACGCATCTGCTGCGCACGAGGCGGTTCCTGCCGCTGTTCGTCACGCAGCTGTTCAACGCCTTCAACGACAACCTCTACAAGACCACGATGGTCCTATTCGTAGTCTATGCGGTCTACAGCGACCCGGCGACCGAGGCGAGTTTCAGCGGGCTGGCATCGGGGCTGTTCATCCTGCCCTTCTTCCTCCTCTCCGCATTGGCCGGGCAACTGGCCGACATGCGCGACAAGGCGAAAATCATCCGCACGGTGAAAGCGTGCGAGATCGGGCTGATGATCATCGGCGCGAGCGGGCTCTACCTCGCCTACAACGGCATCATGGTGCACACGGTGGCGATCCCGCTGCTGCTGCTGGCGCTGTTCCTGACGGGCGTGCAATCGACCTTCCTCGGCCCGATCAAATACGCGATCCTGCCGCAGCATCTGAAGAAGGACGAGGTGCTGGCTGGCACCGGGCTGGTCGAGGCGGGGACCTACGTGGCGATCCTCGCGGGCACGATCCTCGCCGGGCCGATCGCGGTGGACTATACCGGCTGGGCGGCCATCGGCATTATCGTGACCGCCTGCATCGGCTATCTCGTCAGCCGGCAGGTTCCTTCCGCCCCGCCGATGGGCGAGATCGAGAAGCTCGACTGGCATATCCTGCGCGCCTCGGTGAAGCTGGTGCGCGACACGATGCACAATAAGGAAGTCTACTACGCGATCCTGGCGATCAGCTTCTTCTGGACCATCGGCGCGGTGCTGTTCATCCAGTTCCCGCCGCTGGCCAAGAATACGATCATGGCCAGCCCCGAAGTCGCGAGCCTGTTCCTCGTGGTCTTCTCCATCGGCGTGGCGATCGGTTCGGTCGCGGTCAATGCGCTGCTGAAAGGCCGCGTTTCGGCGCGCTACTCACCCGTGTCGGTGATCGTCATGGGGCTATTCGTGGTTGCGTTCTACGTGGTCGCAAAGATGTGGCAGGCCGACCAGCCGGAGACATTGCTGTCGGTCAGCGAGTTCATCGCCTGGCCCATGGCCGCAATCCTCCTGCTCTGCTTGCTGGGCATTTCCATCGCCGGAGGTATGTTCGTAGTGCCACTCTACGCTTTCCTCACGACGCGCGTCTCGCCCGACCGCGCATCGCGCACGATTGCGGCGAACAATATCGTCAATTCGGGAGCGATGGTGGCCGGCTCGCTTGCGGCCATGGCGCTGAGCGCGGCGGGCGTGCCGATTACCGAGCAGGTGCTGCTGTGCGCGGCGATGTGCCTGTTCTCGGCATGGCTTGGCAAGCGGCTGGTCGCAGCGGAGAACGCCGCAGCCGAAGTGGCGGCCGCAGCAGGCGCCTAG
- the pgsA gene encoding CDP-diacylglycerol--glycerol-3-phosphate 3-phosphatidyltransferase, producing the protein MLTLPNILTLTRIFAIPLLAFLLWWPGWEQGYLAAFVLYCAMGITDYFDGYLARTSGTVSKLGIFLDPIADKIMVAAVILVLAAQGVLRGPYVGDAHVIAGLIILMREIAVSGLREFLGPLQVSVPVSRLAKWKTTFQMMALGSLILGQGLPNWTVTIGAMEANVPHTYGLVSLWAAAVLTVITGWDYLRVGLKHMD; encoded by the coding sequence ATGCTCACCTTGCCCAACATCCTGACGCTGACGCGCATCTTTGCGATCCCGTTGCTGGCCTTCCTGCTGTGGTGGCCGGGGTGGGAGCAAGGCTATCTCGCCGCCTTCGTGCTCTACTGCGCGATGGGCATCACCGACTATTTCGACGGCTATCTCGCGCGCACCAGCGGGACGGTGTCGAAGCTCGGCATCTTCCTCGATCCGATCGCCGACAAGATCATGGTCGCCGCGGTGATCCTCGTGCTGGCGGCGCAGGGCGTGCTGCGCGGGCCCTATGTGGGGGACGCGCATGTGATCGCCGGGCTGATCATCCTGATGCGCGAAATCGCCGTATCGGGCCTGCGCGAATTCCTCGGCCCGCTGCAGGTCTCGGTCCCGGTCAGCCGCCTCGCCAAGTGGAAGACGACCTTCCAGATGATGGCACTCGGCTCGCTGATTCTGGGGCAGGGCCTGCCAAACTGGACCGTGACGATCGGCGCGATGGAGGCGAACGTGCCCCACACCTACGGCCTCGTGAGCCTGTGGGCGGCGGCGGTGCTGACGGTGATTACGGGTTGGGACTATCTGCGGGTCGGCTTGAAACACATGGACTGA
- the fabF gene encoding beta-ketoacyl-ACP synthase II, translating into MRRVVVTGLGLVTPLGGDVETSWSNLIAGKSGAGPITRFDASNQKAQIACEVKPKDHEWGFDPDKRVDPKIQRQVDPFIVYGLDAAGQALEDAGLTEMDQATKERAGVSIGAGIGGLPGIEQESVNLHERGPGRVSPHFVHGRIINLVSGQVSIRYGLMGPNHAVVTACSTGAHSIGDAARMIRDDDADIMLAGGSESTINPLGIAGFAQARALNTGYNDRPEQASRPYDKNREGFVLGEGAGVVVLEEYEHAKARGAKIYAEVVGYGLSGDAYHVTAPHPEGKGAELAMRMALKKAGMEASDIDYVNAHGTSTMADTIELGAVKRVLGDNLGGASMSSTKSAIGHLLGGAGAVEAIFCILSIRDQIVPPTLNLDDPDEGTEGVDLVPHTAKKREVHAALNNSFGFGGTNASLIVKKVD; encoded by the coding sequence ATGCGTCGTGTGGTCGTTACCGGTCTTGGCCTCGTCACCCCCTTGGGCGGCGATGTGGAAACCAGCTGGTCCAACCTGATCGCGGGCAAGAGTGGGGCGGGGCCGATCACCCGCTTCGACGCCAGCAACCAGAAGGCGCAGATCGCCTGCGAGGTGAAGCCCAAGGACCACGAATGGGGCTTCGATCCCGACAAGCGCGTCGATCCCAAGATCCAGCGGCAGGTCGATCCGTTCATCGTCTACGGCCTCGACGCCGCCGGGCAGGCTCTGGAAGATGCCGGTCTTACCGAGATGGACCAGGCCACCAAGGAGCGCGCGGGCGTCTCCATCGGTGCAGGCATCGGCGGCCTGCCGGGGATCGAGCAGGAATCGGTCAACCTCCACGAACGCGGTCCGGGCCGGGTCAGCCCGCACTTCGTCCACGGCCGGATCATCAATCTCGTTAGCGGACAGGTTTCGATCCGCTATGGCTTGATGGGGCCGAACCACGCCGTCGTCACCGCATGCTCGACCGGCGCTCATTCGATCGGCGATGCCGCACGCATGATCCGCGACGACGATGCCGACATCATGCTGGCGGGCGGCTCTGAGTCGACCATCAACCCGCTCGGCATTGCCGGCTTCGCGCAAGCACGTGCACTCAACACCGGCTACAACGACCGGCCCGAGCAGGCCAGCCGCCCGTACGACAAGAACCGCGAAGGCTTCGTGCTGGGCGAAGGCGCGGGCGTAGTGGTGCTGGAGGAATACGAGCACGCCAAGGCCCGGGGCGCGAAAATCTATGCCGAAGTGGTCGGTTACGGCCTCTCGGGCGATGCCTATCACGTCACCGCTCCGCATCCCGAAGGCAAGGGCGCCGAACTCGCCATGCGCATGGCGCTGAAGAAAGCGGGCATGGAGGCGAGCGACATCGATTACGTCAACGCACATGGCACCTCGACCATGGCCGACACGATCGAACTCGGCGCGGTCAAGCGCGTGCTGGGCGACAATCTCGGCGGCGCGTCGATGAGCTCGACCAAATCGGCGATCGGCCATCTGCTTGGCGGTGCCGGCGCGGTGGAGGCGATCTTCTGCATCCTCTCGATCCGCGACCAGATCGTCCCACCGACGCTCAATCTGGACGATCCGGACGAGGGCACCGAGGGCGTCGATCTTGTGCCGCACACTGCCAAAAAGCGGGAAGTGCACGCCGCACTCAACAACAGCTTCGGCTTCGGCGGGACCAATGCCTCGCTGATCGTCAAGAAAGTCGACTGA
- a CDS encoding ferritin-like domain-containing protein: MSSSTFKSLTDTTFDSVEGYRQAAEKADSAQLTQALNQRLQQREATLRQMNAELERQGDELVTKGTVTGEVHQMWQSITSMFGNSDDNVAERVEEGEDYIKNKFQEALDSNQLEGQERAVVQQCYDDICQGERFGDMIEKQYD, encoded by the coding sequence ATGAGCAGCAGCACATTCAAGAGCCTTACCGACACCACTTTCGACTCGGTCGAAGGTTATCGCCAGGCCGCTGAAAAGGCAGACAGCGCCCAGCTGACCCAAGCCCTCAACCAGCGCCTCCAGCAGCGTGAAGCAACTCTCCGTCAGATGAATGCTGAGCTGGAGCGTCAGGGCGACGAACTGGTCACCAAGGGTACAGTCACCGGCGAAGTCCACCAGATGTGGCAGAGCATCACCAGCATGTTCGGCAATAGCGACGACAACGTCGCCGAGCGGGTCGAAGAAGGTGAGGACTACATCAAGAACAAGTTCCAGGAAGCGCTCGACAGCAACCAGCTGGAAGGTCAGGAGCGGGCCGTAGTGCAGCAGTGCTACGACGATATCTGCCAGGGCGAACGATTCGGCGACATGATCGAAAAGCAGTACGACTGA
- the aspS gene encoding aspartate--tRNA ligase: MHAYRTHNCAQLTKDNVGDTVRLSGWVHNKRDHGGVLFVDLRDHYGITQIVADEDSEALPILDRIKLESVVTIDGTVKARDDVAVNKNLPTGEIEVFARSVEVQSRAEDLPLIVNSAEDYPEETRLKYRFVDLRRERVHKNIMLRNQVITSLRRRMTDQGFSEFQTPILGASSPEGARDYLVPSRLHPGRFYALPQAPQMFKQLLMVAGFDRYFQIAPCFRDEDLRADRSPEFYQLDFEMSFVTQEDVFQAIEPVLAGVFEEFADGKSVTPAGEFPRIPYAEAMLKYGSDKPDLRNPLMISDVTSHFEKSGFGLFEKIVGGGGRVRVIPAPNTHEKSRKFFDEMNDWARREGFAGLGYVTRKGGEFGGPIAKNHGPEGMEKLYAELGLGENDGLFFAAGKEKDAAKLAGAARTRVAEELGLIEEGCFKFCWIVDFPMFEYDEDQKKVDFSHNPFSMPQGEMEALETKDPLDILAWQYDIVCNGYELSSGAIRNHRPDIMYKAFEIAGYTQEDVDANFSGMIEAFKLGAPPHGGSAPGIDRIVMLLADEPNIREVIAFPLNQKAQDLMMGAPSVVAPSQLRDVHIRLGGAALEAQKAASETEKTDMNSNATQRDAPERSDDT, translated from the coding sequence ATGCACGCCTATCGTACCCACAATTGCGCACAGCTGACGAAGGACAATGTCGGCGATACCGTCCGCCTGTCGGGCTGGGTGCACAACAAGCGCGACCATGGCGGCGTGCTGTTCGTCGACCTGCGCGACCATTATGGCATCACGCAGATCGTGGCGGACGAGGATAGCGAGGCGCTGCCGATCCTCGACCGGATCAAGCTGGAATCGGTCGTCACCATCGACGGGACGGTGAAGGCGCGCGACGATGTGGCGGTGAACAAAAACCTGCCGACCGGCGAGATCGAGGTCTTCGCCCGCTCGGTCGAGGTGCAGAGCCGCGCCGAAGACCTGCCGCTGATCGTGAACAGCGCCGAGGATTATCCGGAGGAAACGCGCCTCAAGTACCGCTTCGTCGATCTGCGGCGCGAGCGCGTGCACAAGAACATCATGCTGCGCAACCAGGTCATCACCAGCTTGCGCCGCCGAATGACCGACCAAGGCTTCAGTGAATTCCAGACGCCGATCCTGGGTGCCTCAAGCCCCGAGGGCGCGCGCGACTACCTTGTGCCCAGCCGCCTGCATCCCGGCCGTTTCTACGCGCTTCCGCAGGCGCCGCAGATGTTCAAGCAGTTGCTGATGGTCGCCGGGTTCGACCGCTATTTCCAGATCGCCCCCTGTTTCCGCGACGAAGACCTGCGCGCCGACCGCAGCCCGGAATTCTACCAGCTCGATTTCGAAATGAGCTTCGTGACGCAGGAAGACGTGTTCCAGGCGATCGAACCCGTGCTCGCGGGCGTGTTCGAGGAATTCGCCGACGGCAAGAGCGTGACGCCTGCGGGCGAGTTTCCGCGCATCCCTTATGCCGAGGCGATGCTGAAGTACGGCAGCGACAAGCCCGATTTGCGCAACCCGCTGATGATTTCGGACGTGACCAGCCACTTCGAGAAAAGTGGCTTCGGCCTGTTCGAGAAGATCGTCGGCGGCGGTGGCCGGGTCCGCGTGATCCCGGCGCCAAACACCCATGAGAAGAGCCGCAAGTTCTTCGACGAGATGAACGACTGGGCGCGCCGCGAAGGCTTCGCCGGTCTCGGCTACGTCACCCGCAAAGGCGGCGAGTTCGGCGGGCCCATCGCCAAGAACCACGGACCCGAAGGCATGGAAAAGCTCTATGCCGAGCTAGGGCTGGGCGAGAACGATGGCCTGTTCTTCGCCGCAGGCAAGGAAAAGGACGCCGCCAAACTTGCCGGGGCCGCTCGGACCCGCGTGGCCGAGGAACTGGGCCTTATCGAAGAGGGCTGCTTCAAGTTCTGCTGGATCGTCGACTTCCCGATGTTCGAGTACGACGAGGACCAGAAGAAGGTCGATTTCAGCCACAACCCCTTCTCCATGCCGCAAGGCGAGATGGAGGCGCTGGAGACCAAGGACCCACTCGATATCCTCGCATGGCAGTACGACATCGTCTGCAACGGCTACGAGCTGTCCAGCGGCGCCATCCGTAACCACCGCCCGGACATCATGTACAAGGCCTTCGAAATCGCCGGCTACACGCAGGAAGATGTCGATGCGAACTTCAGCGGCATGATCGAGGCGTTCAAGCTTGGCGCGCCGCCGCACGGTGGCTCTGCCCCGGGTATCGACCGCATTGTGATGCTGCTCGCCGACGAGCCGAACATCCGCGAGGTGATCGCTTTCCCGCTCAACCAGAAGGCACAGGATCTGATGATGGGCGCGCCGAGCGTGGTCGCGCCCAGCCAGCTGCGCGATGTCCACATCCGCCTCGGCGGTGCGGCGCTGGAAGCACAGAAGGCCGCCAGCGAGACCGAAAAGACCGATATGAATAGCAACGCCACCCAGCGCGACGCGCCCGAGCGCAGCGACGACACCTGA